TTGGGGAACTGAAGGGTTTGTGTTATTTCTGCCACGTCCTCCCTTCCATGAAAGCAGCAAATAGCTGAAGCACTTAAATAGCACTCCCAGTAATTATGTCATGGAAGAGAGGAGAAACAGAATGCTTCTGAGGCGTACTCCGAGTAGCTGAATGGAGATGGATAATaaggctgcagtgcagcacaacGAGCCCTCCAGGGTTATCGCTTGTTTGTGCTGCAGAGTTAATGAATGTCCAGAGTGTGGAAGGAAAGCACGGAGCTGTTTGCTGTGAGGGTGTGCACGCCTGGCAAAGCCCTGGGCTCTCCTGTGACAGCGCAGTGCTTCCATGCCCAGCTCCCAAAGGAGAGCAGTTCTGAGAATGGTTTTCAGTGCCTTTCACACCAAACTGCATGTGTTGAAGCACTGAGTCTCGCTGAAGCTGTTGGGGGTGAGCCAGCTTGAGCCTGGAGAGCGCCAGCAAATGTCTGCTGAGGGAAGCCTGAGGCTTCCTGCAGAGCAGTTGCTGAAGTCAGGGGGAAGAAGCAAATCATTTGCCGTGCCAAACCTTGGCCTGATTTTTCAGAGAATAACTGAGCACTGGGATCTCTGAAGCCCCCTCTGTCTGAAGGCAGTACTTGGCTGAGGGGTGGAAGGAGGGCTCAGTACCAGCACTCCAGTGATCTTCGGGGTCAGCAAAGGGATGGTGGGGTGAGGAGAGTCCCTGATAGCATggggaaaagctgtttttcttgacTGTGGGCAGCAGAGGTTAAAAAAACAGTGTAAGGGAATGAGGAGCATGTAAGAGGTGACGTGTGACCTTTCAGCATAGCCTGTTCTTTGGTATTCCCTTCATGCTTGCCTTGGCACCACGCCTTTGCTGAGGGCACTGGTTGTCTTTCCCTGAGCCCACATGTGCCTCAACAACATGCAAGCTgcaacagagctgctctgtttgCTCTGTGCCTCCAAGCCCTGTTTGGAAGCCTGCACCCCTCTGACAGCCACTGCTGCCCGTCAGCCTCTGCTTGCTGTGGGTGTCAGCTTTCAGGAGCGCTGGGCACGTGAACCAGCAAATGAATGCATGGGAGGGAGAGCTGTGCCTGCCTGTTATGGACTGTGCTCCTGATACTTGGTACATGAGCTGCAGTTCTAGGAACTGCTGTCCTTGCTCTTGCAACCTCCCTGTAATTTAACACTTAGTGCTCAGGCTAACAGTTGTCCTTATCGAATCCAGGCCAGCTGccatgctgcagttctgaaTTGGATTAGTTCCCCTCCTTGATCAAGCAAAAGAGctcaaatgcaaaatattttattggaaAGCAGTTTCTATTGTTTTGGGAACTCATTAGCAGGATGTCCTTGAAACGTAATATactgttgtttgggttttttttaacagtgcttCAAAACAAAGTGAGTTTATTGTTGCTGGGCAGATGTTATTGgagtttgttttcctgcatttgTGTACTAGTAGCTAGAGCTTTTCAGGCAGTACTCAGGGAGTTGCTTTTCCCTTGTGCCAggggggaagcagagcagcaatCCAGCAAGGCGGTTTGCAGCATTCcttctaggggaaaaaaagatgtttgtcAGTAATTCCTGGATTAGGGCTGTGGTCTGTTTGGAGgaatctgttttctgtgtgtgcttttgAGCTTTTTCCAGCACCGGTTCCTTTACTAGGAATGTGCTGTTCGTTCTGGTGGTATTCCTAGAAAACAACACAGagtcccagctctgcagctccctctgcGCCTTGCTGTGGTCTGCTGGAGCTGCATTGCTCAGCTTCAGGCAGGGGGAGCAGAGTGTCCTCTGGTTAAACATTCACTCTGTTTTCTATGAGTTCTCCTGTGCTCTAGACCCTTCTACCTAAGGTAAGGTCCATTGCATGCAGCGTCGGTGGGAGTTTTGGAGTCCTGTGTTCCCTCTGTGCAGAGTTAGCTGGTGCTTGGGAGATGATGCAGATGTCTTTCATACCTCGAAATGCTAAAGTCTGACTGTGTTACCTTCTCCTTCCAGGAACCAGGATTATTTATGACCGTAAGTTCCTGATGGAGTGCCGTAATTCTCCGGTTGCCAAAACACCACCTTCTGACCTTCCGGACATTCCAGGTGTTACCAGCCCAATTGTGGAGGAGTTAAAGATTGAGAACAACCATGTCCAGAACTACGATGAGAAAGCGAATGTAGGTGGGTACACAAAGACAAGTGAGCGTGCTGCTGTTTCCTAGAAATACAGAAGCTTACATACATGGAGCCAGGAGATCCCTGTAAGCCGTGGATAACATTGCTAAGTTCTTAATCATTTCACTGTAATTTGTGTTGTTACCACTTTTCTCATTAATTAAGCATTTGGGATTAATGATCCTGTGGTGAGAGAATGGGTGCAGCTGTTTTTTGCCTGTGTTTATCCTCTGCCACATCtcagctgtttgcatttttttaatcagattaCAGTTCAGGGTGGGAATTGTTTGGGAGTTTTTGGGTGGTTTCTGCAGAAGCTTGCAGTTGTGCTTGAGGTTGCAGGGTAGAAGTTGGTCCACAGCAGAATAGAGGACATTGACCGCTGTGTGCACATGAATACACCTAAAGTTATTGGAGCAAAAAGAGCAACTGCTGTTCTTGAGATTGCTTCTTGAAGCAACCTGAACCTACCAAGTGTGACCGATAGTCCTATCCCTAAAAATAAAGGTCTGAACATTCATTAGCTGGCTCCCCTGCTTACCCTAAGCAAAATCTTTGCAGGGTCAGTATTGCTTAATGGATTTTTTACACACTTGTGACCTTTAGTGGCTCACTGGACTCTGGCAAACTGAAGCATTGGCTGCATGCTGTGTGTGCCTGCTTGGctaggcctttttttttttttatccgGAGAAGTTCTGTTGTCAGGAATAGAGTACTGCTGTTCATGTTGGCATCCTATCAGATTGCATGAGCTAGGGTGACAGCTGTACAGGTAACTAAGTTGTGAAATGTACTCTCCTCTGTCTCTGGCAACAGAAGTCTGTACCAGTGAAATCCAAGTGTAGAAATTACACAAAGGGCATTTCCTCTCCTCCTGGCTGTCTACCTAAGGTTGAGTCTGAGGGGAGAGCCTGTATTCTGCTTGCACAGGCTGTTCTTGATGCCAGACTTGCTTCCTGAATGCAGAGCTCAAGTccaaacaaatacatttcttagGTACACCTGAGTGTTGCTTCAGTACTATATTTGGTGTTTAATTTGAAGCCTTTAGGACTCTGGTGTGTTTGCTCCATCTCAACAGGTGAAGAAGAGCAGTTTGACATGGACATCTAAAGCACGTGCCCTGAGAGTGCTTCTCCAGTGAAGAACCAGGACCTTGTTTGAGGATTCCCACCAGCCAGGCTTACAGCAGCCCATGCCTTGAGTGCCTTCCTGTTTCCTGGGAAAGGCAGTTTATTCCCTTCTGAGAACAGAGTATATCCTGTTACAAGGACTGAATCTCAGCCTCTCCGTGTGGGTGTGAATACACAGTGCAGTCCCTGCTGATGATGGGCTGTGGGGTGCCAGGGGAGACAGTCTCAatgattgtttttgtttccagttttatgcttttgttAATCATTTTAATACTGTAAAAGTTACGGAAATGCAATATAAGggagaaataaatcattttgacTCTCCTGGTATGCAATAAATATTGCTTCTGGCCTGTGTGATTCTGAGGGAGGAAACTTCAGCTGGGAGTTATCTAAAGCTCTCCCAAAAAATGGCATTTACTTTTCTGGTCTCAGTGCAGTTTAACAGATGTGAATTATGCAGTAGTCTCTaacatgctgctgcttcattGCTTTAGAGATGGTGCTAATGCCTGAGGAGGCGTTTCAAAGGGGAAGAAAGCGTATTAGGACATGGCCTGAACTTGGGACTTCCTAAAAGACAACGAGTATCTCTTTAAATCAGTCTTAGACAATAATACTTAAATATCTGCTAATTAAGCTCAATGGTGGCATTATGATATGCAAGCCTTTAATAATGagtaacaaaagaaacagtCGAAGCAATTGATGTAGATAAACCTTGCATCTCTTAAGATAAGATTAAGTGTTTTTTGAAGCCTTAATGGGAACACATTCAATCTCACTGCCTTCAGTGTCGCTGTCAGTCTTGCAGCTCCACACCAATTGCTGGGTTTTGTTGTGAGctcttgctgtgtgctgtgaccTGCAGCTGGGCCTGACTCATCTTTCAGCTAAATGAATATATCCAGAGAAATGGCACTGCTGGATTGCACAGCGCTGTGCAGCAGTTGCAGGTTTGCATGTGCTCAGAGTTAACCTTTCTGCAGAaccagagcagctccagctgtgctttctgggaCAGATAGCAGGTTAGTTTAGAAGAGACCTCACCCCGTGGTGTTAGTTTGATCTGGTTGCTTTGGGGTAGACCCAAGAGTTGTGACAGGCTCAGGGGATGAAGTTCACAGCAGTGAGGTGTGTGCGTTTGGTGCTGAAGCTTGCTTTCCTGCTGTGCCCCAACCAAAACGTTTGTCTTTCATCACAAGCACGACTTCACAGTTAAAGTAGTTGTATAACCGTTGAGATCAGGCGTGGTAGAAAGAGGGACTTTTTTCCCCTATCTTGATGTGCACCACCCAGAACAGATGCACTTAGTTATCTGTAAGGTACAGAGATGGGCAGGGCCCTGCTGCGTGCTCGTCCCTTtgggtgctgcctgctggtgtgaCCGTGCAACACGGTGGGTTTTTGTATCAGTACAAAAGCAGctctgagggtttttttgaaCAAGTGACAGCTATTGCAAGTAATTCCTCTAAACCCTGTTACCTTCCCCCATGCTCAGGTggtcacagagagcagcagcacgtATTTAGGTGCTAAGTATTTTGTCCATGCCTGAGATAGCTATGCATCGGTGTCTGCGTGCATATGTAGATCTGGGGGACCATCAAAGCCCCTGCTGCACGCCCCAGcgatgtggggcagagggagaagCACCTGGCCAGGTGTGAATCGGGGTCTGTGCAGGTTGGGATTCCTGCGGGATGGGCAGAGCAGGGCCCTGGGGCCATGGGCACATCAgtgccctcagtgctgcagcacacagctgtcgGAGGTTGATGGTGGTGTGGGGCCGTGCATCCTCAGCACCCCTTTGCAGTGCCACATCCTTCAGCCAGGCTTTTTGGGTTAATCTCCTGCATGCCTAGAGCCCCAAGccaagcagagagcagcttgGTGCTCCCAGGAAGGCCCTTTATGGGTCAGCATTTGCTCCTCACTCACTGCTTTGCACTGGGAGCGGGGACAGGCAGCGGTGTCggcactgctgtgtgcacagtGGGAGGTGAAGTGGCTGTGGGTGGCTGCATGGAACAGCTGGGATGCTCCAGGGAGGTACAAGGGGACAAGTGTTGCTTTTACCACTGCattttccctccctgccccttttgtctgcagcagggcagagcagagagcctCCGTCCTGCTCCACGTCCCAGTCATGGGACTGGTGCTGCCTGCCTGACCTGAAAAGTGCCTTAATCAACCCACTGAGCAAATATTGCCCTGTGCTTTTGATAAGCCCTTCCATCTGTTTGTTCTCACTCCTTCTTTCCCCGTGCGTCCAAAATAAACTGTGCTTATCATCACATCCTGGGGCGCGTGCACCCTTGGGCTCctcagagcagagagcagcgcCTGGGTACAAAACGTGGGGCAAGAGATAGCTGTGCCCATGGGAGGGCCGTGGTGGGATTGGAGCCGTTGGGGTCCTGCATCCCTTCCACCCATCCCTGCCATGCACTGCGTTAGGGCTGGGTTTGAGGTTAGAGTTGGTGTTGCGCCCCATAAGCGCAGCCTGGCCGTGCCCCCAGGAGTGCAGGACCCCACAGCAAGCAGCACcaaaggctgcagctgccccTGCAGTCTGACTGACCTGAGTCTGTCCAGCAGTTGATGTGTATTGGGCAGAGCAGCTCGCAGatccgtccccatccccagcactgatACCTGCCATGGCGCAGCTTTGATGTCCCCAACAGCCACAATCCCAGTCTGTGTTTTCCCACCCGCTCTCACGGGGCCGTCTGCCCACGATAACTTTTGAACCCGCGGCTGCTCTCAGACAGAGGTGATGGAGGGGCTGAGATGTCGGAGATACGGCTCCTGGAGAGGGTCTGGGGGCCATGAGGGGCTGCGAGGggcagagggcagggagctggcaggCAAGGGAGAGACGCTGGCCCTCTCAGTATTTGAGAGCACATTCCTAGAAtgcaaaggaagggaggaatgAAGTGGGGCCCATTGCAGGCAGAGCGCAGAGCCCAGACCACGGGTGTCTGCCCCCCGCCGGGGGTTAGCAGCACGGCCGCCCTCTCCCAGCGCTTAACAGCTCGCGCAAATGACCCTCTAATGACGGAGAGGGGACACAGACGCGCTTTGTTTCCCCGCCGCCGCGATGTGGATTGGAGATGTGGAATCGGGGCAGGGGGTCCGACGGGGCAGCGGCTCAGCCCCATTCCTCCCCTCCCCGCTCGAGGTTACCGCAGTGCGAGAGCACAGCCCTCCCCTTATCTCCGAGGGGTAAATAAACGGAAAATCCACTCagccgtccttttcccttcaaagGCTGCAGGTGCTTCCCCGCTCGCTGTTGAGCAACCCGCAATCTGCCATCAGGGTGGGAACACCTCCTTCATCATCCTCGTTTTCCCGTTCCTGCAGCAGGGCGATATCTATTCCCATGGCATCGTTTGGGGGTCCCTTTGTTCTACAAAGCCCTCCGTGTGCTGCACACAGGgagcccccagacccccccgTGCCTGCTGGGGTAGGGGTGAGGCTGTGCCTCGTGGCggagcactggggggggggctgcggttGTGCATTGCTCCTGGGAGGTCGGGACACCCATTTGCTGCCCAGCTGCTCGCACCAGAGCTCGGGGGGTGCATCCCAGAGACCACCCAGCAGCGAAGAGAGAGGGAACAGGAAGGTGGGAAGAGACACAGATTGAGCGGGTATTGcttaaatacataatttattgAGGGATTGTACAAACAGAGCCCTTTCTCTCACCACCCGATCCAGCGAGGGGCTGGGAAAGTGTGAGCCCAGTGCAGATGGGAGCAGCaatggatggagccctgggacAGGcaggagggcgggggggggggggggggggggggggggggctcggATATGCTGCTTCCAGCTCACCTGGGCTTTTACTGGAAACTTTTAATACAAATCTGATAGAATTTTATTTGAAGTACAAtagaaaacatcaaagaaaatgcCCAAAGTCCCAAAGAATGCTGCAAATCTCAGTTCTTTGGATGCTGAGAGCGGATGGATATTGGTGCTGCAGGTGTCCCTCAGAGATCCTCCAGCACCAGGAGGTGCTCATGgtgtgcagcacacagagccctgCACAGCGTTAGCCAGACAGGAGGGAGCTCGGGGAGCTCAGGCTTCTCCTACAGAGCAGTGCCCAGTGACCTCCCCATGCGTCACCTGGGTCTgtctgtgccctgcagcactgccaccgCAGGGGAcattccctgctgcatccccactcctgtcccagcacagccagacCTGCAGGCACGTGGGATGCAAAGGAGCTGTGGGCTCAGTGCAGGGGGTACAGAGCCCCCTCAGTTGCAGCCGCACTCCTCGATGATCATATCCTCGTGGTGGCGGACGACGATCTCACCCTTCTCATAGTACAGCATGGAGAGGGGACTCATCCTGATGGGCGAGCAGGCAGGGCACGGCACCTGGCTGGGCTTGTAGAGCTGCAGCAGGCTCTGtgggacacatggggacatggcATCAGCTCCCATCCCTGTGGGGCGCAGGGAAGGTGGGAGCACGGGGCAGCAAGACCCTCTTACCTGCATGTACGCGTGATTGGTGGGCTTGAAGCTCTCATCTACAGGTGATGGGCACAGCCCCTCGCAGCGGTAGGCGTTGTACTTCTTGGGGTAGACAATCCAGCTGCCCCAGCCCGTCTGCTCAAAGTCCACCATCATGTCCACCCTCCTGCACAGGGACCTGGCCTCGTCCACCGGGCTGGCAGCGGGAGCATCGCTCACCCTGAGCCTCTGCCTCTCCTTCCTGGTGCGGCGGTGCCGGCGGGTGCCGACATCCCTGGGACCGCCATCACGCATGACGTGCTTGGAGCTCTCCACTGCCCTGAGGAGGCTGTGCTGTCCGGGTGCTTTGTCCTTGGAGAAGACGAGCAGCAGGACGCTGtctgccagctcctggggcACTGCTGTCTCCTGGGGGTCCGGTGGGACAGTGACCAGGGCGGCTGCAGGATCAGGAGCTGCGTCCTGGTGCAGCCATGCTCTGAGCGTGCTGGTGATGTTGAACACTGCCCAGCCGGCCTGGTGGGATGAGGGGCCACCAGCCACGGTGCCCAGGAAGAGGTCTTTGGTGCCCCGGCACGGCGGCCGCGGGCTGTGGTAGATGTCCACGGTGACGTTGTGGGACAGGGAAAAGGACAGAGCGTGCGGGCGGATGCGAAGCTCAGCCAGGCTCACCTCCTGGCTTCCAGACAGGGACGTCATGTCAAAGGAGAGTGCCCAGCGGGAGCCATTCTGCAGGGAGCCTGGAAGGCAAGTGGGGACGGTGAGCAcccatggggttgggatggggatgctcGGGGTCAGTGCCTGTCCTGAGACAGGGATGCATGGGGACGGTGCTGTCCCCGTGGAGAGGGATGTGCAGGGACAGTGCCGGTCCCGGGACAGGGATGCTCAGGAATGGGGATGCTCACGGATAGTGCTGATCCCGGGGTAGGGGAGCTGgaggacagagatgctcaggGATGGGACATCGGGAGCGATGCCAGTCCCGGGACAGGGGTGTATGGGCACGGCGCTGTCCCAGTGCAGAGGGACGTGCAGGGACAGCGCCGGTCCCGGTCCCACTCACCGTGCGGGGCGATGCTGAgcgcggtggcggcggcggcgcggagcggtgcggggGGGGCGcggagcagctgcagcatcagcGGGGGACAGCGGGGGGGTGCAGAGCGCAGCAGGACGGGGccgcagagcagcagcagcagcgcgggGCGCAGTGGGGTCCGCATGACTGCACCGGGACGAGCACCGCTCGCTATTTGTAG
This DNA window, taken from Gallus gallus isolate bGalGal1 chromosome 22, bGalGal1.mat.broiler.GRCg7b, whole genome shotgun sequence, encodes the following:
- the EIF4EBP1 gene encoding eukaryotic translation initiation factor 4E-binding protein 1; the protein is MSGRCCQGQTPSRDIPGPGKRLALPDGAPLPPGDYSTTPGGTVFGTTPGGTRIIYDRKFLMECRNSPVAKTPPSDLPDIPGVTSPIVEELKIENNHVQNYDEKANVGEEEQFDMDI
- the NODAL gene encoding nodal homolog, encoding MTSLSGSQEVSLAELRIRPHALSFSLSHNVTVDIYHSPRPPCRGTKDLFLGTVAGGPSSHQAGWAVFNITSTLRAWLHQDAAPDPAAALVTVPPDPQETAVPQELADSVLLLVFSKDKAPGQHSLLRAVESSKHVMRDGGPRDVGTRRHRRTRKERQRLRVSDAPAASPVDEARSLCRRVDMMVDFEQTGWGSWIVYPKKYNAYRCEGLCPSPVDESFKPTNHAYMQSLLQLYKPSQVPCPACSPIRMSPLSMLYYEKGEIVVRHHEDMIIEECGCN